The segment GCATGACCCTCTTGGCGGACGCGACGGACTTCTTCGGCACCGCGGCATTGCAGGACCCGTATCCCCTCTATGACCGGCTGCGCGACCAGGCGGCGGTGCACCGCATCGGCGACTCCGACTTTTACGCGGTGTGCGGCTGGGACGCCATCGTCGATGCCGTCAACCGCGTCGACGACTTCTCGTCCAATCTGACGGCCACGATGGTGTTCCACGACGACGGCACCGTCACCCCGTTTCCCATGGGGGCGCTCGGTGACCCGATCCACGCGCTGGCCACCGCCGACGACCCGGTGCACGATGTGCACCGCAAGATGCTGTTGCCGCACCTGTCGGCCCGCCGAATTCGGGTGATCGAGGAGTACGCCGAAGCCGCGGCGCTGCAGCTGTGGTCCGACGCGTTGGTCGACGGTCGGATCGAGTGGATGAGTGCGATGGCCAATCGGCTCCCGATGATGGTGGTGGCCCGCCTGCTCGGGCTGCCGGACGAGGACACCGACCGGCTGATCCGTCTGGGATTCGCCACCACCACACTGCTCGACGGCGTCGTGAACGAGACTCAGCTCGAAGCCGCCGGGATGGCCGCGATGGAGCTGTCCGGGTACGTCCTGGAGCACTTCGCGACGGCCGGCGAGCGCTCGGCGCCGGGGCTCATCGGCGACCTCGCCGCCCGCTACGCCTCGGGCGAGCTGGAGCAGTTGCCGGCCCTCGGCATCATGTTGACGTTGTTCAGCGCGGCCGGCGAATCCACCGCGTCCCTGCTGGGCAGCGCCGCCTGGATCCTGGTCACCCATCGCGACATTCAACAGCAGCTGCGCGCCGATACGGATCTGCTGGGCGCGTTCATCGAGGAGACGTTGCGCTACGAGTCGCCGTTTCGGGGGCACTACCGCCACGTGGTGCGCGACACCACGTTGGCCGGGGTGCACCTGCCCGCCGATTCGCGCCTGCTGTTGATGTGGGGGGCCGCCAATCGTGACCCCCGGCAGTTCGACGTACCCGATGAGTTCCGGCTCGACCGCAGCGGAGCCAAGGGGCACATCGCCTTTGGCAAGGGCGCACACTTCTGCGTCGGAGCCGCGCTGGCACGTTTGGAGGCCCGGATCGTGCTGCGCACGCTGCTCGAACAGACGGACTGGATTCAAGCCGACGATGTCGGACACTGGCTGCCCAGCATCCTTGTCCGCCGACTCGACCACCTGGGACTGGTGGTCACATGACCGACCACGCAGAGTTGGTCGCCTGCTACGAACTGACCCAGGCCAAGGCGAGATACTGCCGAACGCTCGACACCCGCGACTGGGACGGACTGGCGGCATTGCTGACCGACGATGTCGAGTTCGGCATGGGTGACGGACACACCGAACCGCACATGACCGTGGGGCGCGATGAGACGCTCACGCTGCTGCAATCCCTGGTGGCCGGGTCGAAGACCGCGCACCACGTCCACGCACCCGAGATCGACCTCAACGGGGATGAGGCACAGGTGATCTGGGCGGTGCAGGACCGGGCGGTATTCGACAGCGGTTTAGCGGTCACCGGCTACGGCCACTACACCGAGCGATGGGTGCGCCAGGCCGGGCAGTGGAAGCTTGCGTCGGCGCGGCTGGCGCATCTGATCACCGACGTTCAGCAACCTGTCGCGGGGTGAGCCGGAACACGGGGATCTGCCGGCCGGCCGGGGCCGTCTTATCGCGGTAGTCGTCGTAGCCGATGTACACCTTCTTGGCCAGCGCGAACAACCCCTCGTACTCGTCCGTGTCGGTCACTTCGGCGGCCGTGAAGGGTTCCATGCCGAACTCGCAGTCCGGATTTGCCTTCAGGTTGTAATACCACTGGGGATGCTTGGAGCCCCCGAAGTTCGAGGCGATCAGGATGACGTCGCGCCCGTCGTGGAAGTACGTGAGCTGCACCTGGCGCCGTTGTCCGGACTTTGCGCCGGTCGACACCAGCGGCGCATTGATGATCGGACCCATGTTGATCCGGCCACCGGTCAACCGGAACAGGTACGGGTCGGTCCGGCGGGCGATATGCCGGGCGACGAACTGGCCGATA is part of the Mycobacterium adipatum genome and harbors:
- a CDS encoding cytochrome P450; amino-acid sequence: MTLLADATDFFGTAALQDPYPLYDRLRDQAAVHRIGDSDFYAVCGWDAIVDAVNRVDDFSSNLTATMVFHDDGTVTPFPMGALGDPIHALATADDPVHDVHRKMLLPHLSARRIRVIEEYAEAAALQLWSDALVDGRIEWMSAMANRLPMMVVARLLGLPDEDTDRLIRLGFATTTLLDGVVNETQLEAAGMAAMELSGYVLEHFATAGERSAPGLIGDLAARYASGELEQLPALGIMLTLFSAAGESTASLLGSAAWILVTHRDIQQQLRADTDLLGAFIEETLRYESPFRGHYRHVVRDTTLAGVHLPADSRLLLMWGAANRDPRQFDVPDEFRLDRSGAKGHIAFGKGAHFCVGAALARLEARIVLRTLLEQTDWIQADDVGHWLPSILVRRLDHLGLVVT
- a CDS encoding nuclear transport factor 2 family protein, with translation MTDHAELVACYELTQAKARYCRTLDTRDWDGLAALLTDDVEFGMGDGHTEPHMTVGRDETLTLLQSLVAGSKTAHHVHAPEIDLNGDEAQVIWAVQDRAVFDSGLAVTGYGHYTERWVRQAGQWKLASARLAHLITDVQQPVAG
- a CDS encoding nitroreductase/quinone reductase family protein; translation: MPLRYVDPHRPRGDRYHASVRFGRSRIGQFVARHIARRTDPYLFRLTGGRINMGPIINAPLVSTGAKSGQRRQVQLTYFHDGRDVILIASNFGGSKHPQWYYNLKANPDCEFGMEPFTAAEVTDTDEYEGLFALAKKVYIGYDDYRDKTAPAGRQIPVFRLTPRQVAERR